One segment of Danio aesculapii chromosome 3, fDanAes4.1, whole genome shotgun sequence DNA contains the following:
- the aspdh gene encoding aspartate dehydrogenase domain-containing protein produces the protein MAEKALKVGIVGYGHLGQFLVEKIQSEGAEVGLQLVFVWNRNPDKLKDSLHKDLILHDLSDFTKRDTDVIVEVCHPLIVKEFGVRFLSHAHFLVGSPSALSDGQLEQDLRTAAKQQGKTLYVPSGALWGGQDIQKMNDSGTLRALSIRMSKHPSCFRLTGGLLSDWTEGEGRRILYCGSVAELCPIAPNNVNTMAAAAIAASKLGFHGVTGEIVSDTALADYHIVEVDVTGPDGFSVKTTRQNPAKLGAVTGNATYNSFWSSLLVCKGHGGRVYLC, from the exons ATGGCTGAAAAAGCTTTAAAGGTTGGAATTGTTGGATACGGACATTTAG GACAATTTCTTGTTGAGAAGATCCAGAGTGAAGGCGCTGAAGTGGGGCTCCAGTTAGTATTCGTGTGGAACCGAAATCCAGACAAACTGAAAGATTCATTGCACAAAGATCTCATTCTTCATGACCTATCAGATTTCACAAAGAG GGACACTGATGTAATCGTGGAGGTTTGTCATCCACTGATAGTTAAAGAATTCGGGGTCAGATTTCTCTCTCACGCTCACTTCCTG GTGGGCAGCCCTTCTGCGCTGTCTGATGGTCAACTCGAGCAAGATCTCCGCACTGCTGCAAAACAACAAGGAAAAACACTCTATGTGCCCAGCGGTGCATTATGGGGCGGCCAAGATATTCAAAAAATGAATGACAGTGGAACATTACGG GCTCTCTCCATCCGAATGTCTAAACACCCCTCTTGTTTCCGGCTGACTGGCGGTCTGCTCTCCGATTGGACGGAGGGAGAGGGAAGGCGGATCTTGTATTGTGGCTCAGTTGCAGAGCTCTGCCCAATCGCCCCAAacaatgtgaacacaatggcagcAGCAGCCATAGCAGCATCAAAACTGGGATTCCACGGGGTTACCGGAGAAATTGTTTCAGACACTGC TTTGGCAGACTATCACATTGTGGAAGTAGACGTTACCGGTCCAGATGGATTCTCAGTGAAAACCACGCGACAAAACCCAGCCAAACTAGGAGCTGTAACAGGAAATGCCACATACAATTCATTCTGGAGCAGCTTACTGG TCTGCAAGGGTCACGGAGGGAGAGTGTATCTGTGCTGA